One genomic segment of Aliarcobacter cibarius includes these proteins:
- a CDS encoding peptidylprolyl isomerase — translation MITWMQRHKKWLVITIWISTIAFVGAGFVGWGSYDYGSKGGVVATVGNKEVTVEEYQQEYSNLYGEYSRMFGPMFSKELAQQLRLEDIAFKKVLEKNLVMAYGDSVGFTVTDEEVARELLKYEVFQKNGKFDKDLYVNVLNQNKLTPKDFEDSLKNSILLQKTQELFTLNPTQNEIENISKLLFIQDDITIKILSLNDMKVDVKDEEIKSYHEANKSKYMSEIVYDLEIKTIPLISSNPSEEEIKTQYDKFKSDYKFEDGRIKTFEEAKEQVIADLDEKFTKKEALSLFLKLKKDEEKFDKSESFAQSKLPFVAENIEKIDEVKNGEVVKPFFENKNYYIVKLVNKKPSAPLSFEEAKDKVTLDFQRELKSKKLDETANSMLSGFVGDNINDVTRESISKIPNLGQQEAATFLNQLFSSTKKEGVIRLDDKAVLYRINNSKMATYDKSKDELVKNAVIQVQEGDLINNLLKKLETIYPIKTSIQTKE, via the coding sequence ATGATAACTTGGATGCAAAGGCATAAAAAATGGCTCGTTATTACTATTTGGATTAGTACAATAGCATTTGTTGGAGCTGGATTTGTAGGTTGGGGGTCTTATGATTATGGATCTAAAGGTGGAGTTGTAGCAACAGTTGGTAATAAAGAAGTGACTGTTGAAGAGTATCAACAAGAGTACTCAAATCTTTATGGTGAATATTCAAGAATGTTTGGTCCTATGTTTTCTAAAGAGTTAGCTCAACAATTAAGATTAGAAGATATTGCATTTAAAAAAGTTTTAGAAAAAAATCTTGTTATGGCTTATGGTGATTCTGTTGGATTTACTGTAACAGATGAAGAAGTAGCAAGAGAACTTTTAAAATATGAAGTTTTCCAAAAAAATGGAAAATTTGATAAAGATTTATATGTTAACGTTTTAAATCAAAATAAATTAACACCAAAAGATTTTGAAGATAGTTTAAAAAATTCTATTCTACTTCAAAAAACTCAAGAGTTATTTACTTTAAATCCTACTCAAAATGAAATTGAAAATATTAGTAAATTATTATTTATTCAAGATGATATTACAATTAAAATTTTATCTTTAAACGATATGAAAGTAGATGTGAAAGACGAAGAGATAAAATCTTATCATGAAGCTAACAAAAGTAAGTATATGAGTGAGATAGTTTATGATTTAGAAATCAAAACTATTCCTTTAATTTCCTCAAACCCAAGTGAAGAGGAAATTAAAACACAATACGATAAATTTAAATCAGATTATAAATTTGAAGATGGAAGAATAAAAACTTTTGAAGAAGCAAAAGAACAAGTAATTGCAGATTTAGATGAAAAATTCACAAAAAAAGAAGCTTTGAGCTTATTCTTAAAACTTAAAAAAGATGAAGAAAAATTTGACAAATCTGAGAGTTTTGCACAATCTAAACTTCCTTTTGTAGCTGAAAATATTGAGAAAATAGATGAAGTTAAAAATGGTGAAGTTGTTAAACCATTTTTTGAAAATAAAAATTACTATATAGTTAAATTAGTAAATAAAAAACCTTCGGCTCCTCTTAGTTTTGAAGAAGCAAAAGATAAAGTTACTTTAGATTTCCAAAGAGAATTAAAATCAAAAAAATTAGATGAAACAGCAAATAGTATGTTAAGTGGATTTGTGGGGGACAATATTAATGATGTTACTAGAGAATCTATCTCTAAAATACCTAATCTTGGTCAGCAAGAAGCTGCAACTTTCTTAAATCAATTATTTTCATCAACTAAAAAAGAAGGTGTTATAAGACTTGATGATAAAGCAGTTTTATATAGAATAAATAATTCTAAAATGGCTACTTATGACAAGTCTAAAGATGAATTAGTTAAGAATGCTGTGATTCAAGTTCAAGAAGGTGATTTAATAAACAATTTATTAAAAAAATTAGAAACAATTTATCCAATTAAAACATCAATACAAACAAAGGAGTGA
- a CDS encoding AAA family ATPase, with translation MMETSEKKFNLTGALKKVLYKNDETKYIIAVLENNQKICGVYFDADIEKIVGEEIILSGNWTTHNKYGVQFEFDTLQIKEHELFFFLTKIVKGFTKKVANEILEKYGEEGLIEILENNPNELLNFKGIKEKKLKTILSSWHSFKHLRELGAFLGKFGVTSNLITKIYSTFGEVDNLIEKIKQNPYILINIKGIGFKRADEIAKALGIDPKSEFRIRACINYTLREFCDNNGNSSIDKFHLYKLLDESLRFSNEEMLYENILTNMLAKEEIYQTSQNRVALSMLYFAEKRILDFFNRRADDKNRKIIENFEEYLNKKQQSLGFSLSDEQKKAVELINSGEKTLFLIGYAGTGKSTSSRAILELLEEIMSYDDIITIALSGIASQRISDTTGYSSSTIQSLLVKHKEKEFFPYKAILLDEASMVNSVTFYQIISKISDDTIFIIVGDDGQLPAIGAGNILADSIKFELAPICKLTKIYRQNENQAIATIANDIRKGELPNYKEDYEDFKFVDVSISNYYSMKNSLSQNEFSNIRGENSEYILNNILNIASDYIQNYYDFIKDKNIGKALTLFQVITPMKGGVLGVENLNVELQRLFNHTKSKSLKIKDFEYKLTDKVIHIKNENMKAQTMSMYKSNSSDFMERRVYNGQLGLIIKFDFDEQKCVVLYPNDDMVVFYDFDNIHTLLNLAYCLTIHKTQGMEYENALIPMTFSHYIMHNTKLLYTAITRAKRMCFIVGEEEAFKSACKKIEVTIRESIINDLLSKNDENFKIAHPNNIIDISI, from the coding sequence ATGATGGAAACTAGTGAGAAAAAATTCAATCTAACAGGTGCTTTGAAAAAAGTTCTTTATAAAAACGATGAAACAAAATACATTATTGCAGTTTTAGAAAATAATCAAAAGATTTGTGGAGTATATTTCGATGCTGATATTGAGAAAATAGTTGGTGAAGAGATAATTCTAAGTGGAAATTGGACAACTCATAACAAATATGGGGTTCAATTTGAATTTGATACTTTGCAAATAAAAGAGCATGAACTATTCTTTTTTCTTACTAAAATTGTTAAAGGTTTTACAAAAAAAGTTGCAAATGAGATTTTAGAAAAATATGGTGAAGAAGGTTTAATAGAAATCTTAGAAAATAATCCAAATGAACTTTTAAATTTTAAAGGAATTAAAGAAAAGAAATTAAAAACTATTTTATCTTCTTGGCACTCTTTTAAACATTTAAGAGAACTTGGAGCTTTTTTGGGAAAATTTGGCGTAACATCAAACTTAATCACAAAAATATATTCAACTTTCGGTGAAGTTGATAATCTAATAGAAAAAATAAAACAAAATCCATATATTTTGATAAATATAAAAGGGATAGGATTTAAAAGAGCAGATGAAATAGCAAAAGCTTTAGGAATAGATCCCAAATCAGAATTTAGAATAAGAGCATGTATAAATTATACTTTAAGAGAATTTTGTGATAACAACGGTAACTCTTCAATAGATAAATTTCATCTTTACAAGCTATTAGATGAAAGCTTGAGATTCTCAAACGAAGAGATGTTATATGAAAATATTTTAACAAATATGTTAGCGAAGGAAGAAATTTATCAAACAAGCCAAAATAGAGTTGCTTTATCTATGTTATATTTTGCTGAGAAAAGAATTTTAGATTTTTTTAATAGAAGAGCAGATGATAAAAATAGAAAAATTATTGAAAATTTTGAAGAATATTTAAATAAAAAACAACAAAGTTTAGGTTTTTCTTTAAGTGACGAACAAAAGAAAGCTGTAGAACTTATAAATTCTGGAGAAAAAACACTATTCTTAATAGGTTATGCAGGAACAGGAAAATCAACATCAAGTAGGGCTATTTTAGAGCTTCTTGAAGAGATTATGAGCTATGATGATATTATAACTATTGCTTTATCAGGAATTGCTAGTCAAAGAATAAGTGATACAACAGGTTATTCATCAAGTACTATTCAAAGTTTACTTGTAAAGCATAAAGAAAAAGAATTTTTTCCATATAAAGCAATACTTTTAGATGAAGCTTCAATGGTAAATTCAGTAACTTTTTATCAAATTATTTCAAAAATCAGTGATGATACAATTTTTATTATAGTTGGAGATGATGGACAATTACCTGCTATTGGGGCAGGGAATATTTTAGCTGATAGTATAAAGTTTGAGCTTGCTCCAATATGTAAACTTACAAAAATTTATAGACAAAATGAAAATCAAGCTATTGCAACTATTGCAAATGATATTAGAAAAGGTGAACTTCCAAATTACAAAGAAGACTATGAAGATTTTAAATTTGTAGATGTTTCAATTTCAAACTATTATTCTATGAAAAATTCACTAAGTCAAAATGAGTTTTCAAATATTAGAGGTGAAAATAGTGAATATATTTTAAATAATATTTTAAATATAGCAAGTGATTATATTCAAAACTATTATGATTTTATAAAAGATAAAAATATTGGAAAAGCATTAACTTTGTTTCAAGTAATTACTCCTATGAAAGGAGGAGTTTTAGGTGTTGAAAATTTAAATGTTGAACTTCAAAGACTTTTTAATCATACAAAATCAAAAAGTCTTAAAATAAAAGATTTTGAGTATAAGTTAACAGATAAAGTTATTCATATAAAAAATGAAAATATGAAAGCTCAAACTATGAGTATGTATAAATCAAATTCTAGTGATTTTATGGAAAGAAGAGTTTATAATGGTCAATTAGGATTGATAATAAAATTTGATTTTGATGAACAAAAATGTGTAGTACTATATCCAAATGATGATATGGTAGTTTTTTATGATTTTGATAATATTCATACTCTTTTAAATTTAGCATATTGTTTAACAATTCATAAAACTCAAGGAATGGAGTACGAAAATGCACTTATTCCTATGACATTTTCTCACTACATAATGCATAATACAAAGTTATTGTATACAGCAATTACAAGAGCAAAAAGAATGTGTTTTATTGTAGGAGAAGAAGAAGCTTTTAAAAGCGCTTGCAAAAAAATTGAGGTTACAATTAGAGAATCAATAATCAACGATTTATTGAGTAAAAATGATGAAAATTTTAAAATTGCACATCCAAACAATATTATAGATATTTCTATTTAA
- the arsC gene encoding arsenate reductase (glutaredoxin) (This arsenate reductase requires both glutathione and glutaredoxin to convert arsenate to arsenite, after which the efflux transporter formed by ArsA and ArsB can extrude the arsenite from the cell, providing resistance.) — translation MKKIIIWHNNSCSKSNSAKCFLEDNGIEFDVRNYLENPPSKDEIKEVLKKLNISVKELIRDSEKLYIDLNIKNVEDENILLNFMVENPILIQRPILISNEKAYIARPPKKIEDIINEF, via the coding sequence GTGAAGAAGATAATAATCTGGCACAATAACTCTTGTTCAAAATCAAATAGTGCAAAGTGTTTTTTGGAAGATAACGGTATAGAGTTTGATGTGAGAAATTATTTAGAAAATCCTCCTTCTAAAGATGAAATAAAAGAGGTTTTAAAAAAGCTAAATATAAGTGTAAAAGAACTTATTAGAGATAGTGAAAAACTATATATAGATTTAAATATTAAAAATGTAGAAGATGAAAATATTCTTTTAAATTTTATGGTAGAAAATCCAATATTAATTCAAAGACCAATTTTAATAAGCAATGAAAAAGCTTATATAGCAAGACCACCAAAAAAGATAGAAGATATAATAAATGAGTTTTAA
- a CDS encoding pseudouridine synthase: MKRLDAFLSSLGYCSRSEARLFLRLNTVLVKNERVFNPSTKVNHCDVLINSEPLDAEKLVIILNKPSGYICSHNDAGKLIYSLLPLRYQNRNPKISTIGRLDIDTTGAILLTDDGELNHKLTSPKKDVKKIYEVTLQNPLKGDEKELFFSGEVILNGEDKPLKPAFLKQINSNLVHLEIVEGKYHQVKRMFAYTGNKVIKLHRLEFAGFRVDDLKDGEFKILENDKI; this comes from the coding sequence ATGAAAAGATTAGATGCATTTTTATCGAGTTTGGGATATTGTAGTAGAAGTGAAGCAAGACTTTTTTTAAGATTAAATACAGTTTTAGTAAAAAATGAAAGAGTTTTTAATCCAAGTACAAAAGTAAATCATTGTGATGTTTTGATAAATAGTGAACCTTTAGATGCTGAAAAATTAGTTATTATTTTAAATAAGCCAAGTGGATATATTTGTTCTCATAATGATGCAGGAAAGCTTATATATTCTCTTTTACCTTTAAGATATCAAAATAGGAATCCAAAAATTTCAACTATAGGAAGACTTGATATTGATACAACAGGTGCTATTTTACTTACAGATGATGGAGAATTAAATCATAAATTAACAAGCCCGAAAAAAGATGTTAAAAAAATTTATGAAGTAACTTTACAAAATCCATTAAAAGGTGATGAAAAAGAGCTTTTTTTTAGTGGAGAAGTTATTTTAAATGGTGAAGACAAACCTTTAAAACCAGCTTTTCTAAAACAGATTAATTCTAATTTAGTTCATCTTGAAATTGTAGAAGGAAAATACCATCAAGTAAAAAGAATGTTTGCATATACAGGAAATAAAGTTATAAAACTTCATAGGTTAGAATTTGCTGGATTTAGAGTTGATGATTTAAAAGATGGTGAATTTAAAATTTTAGAAAATGATAAAATATAA
- a CDS encoding plasmid mobilization protein, with amino-acid sequence MKESIFNKNKQKSFAFVEDQNTQNNVNELDEFVNSGRGQTKKVLNPKGRPKLNDDELKHEQIIVYLTKEQKDEITKRAKQSSLSVSKYVMLKVFGIN; translated from the coding sequence ATGAAAGAATCTATTTTTAATAAAAATAAACAAAAATCATTTGCATTTGTAGAAGATCAAAATACTCAAAATAATGTAAATGAATTAGATGAATTTGTAAATTCAGGAAGAGGGCAAACAAAAAAAGTTCTAAACCCTAAAGGTAGACCAAAACTAAATGATGATGAATTAAAACATGAACAAATTATAGTTTACCTTACAAAAGAACAAAAAGATGAAATTACTAAAAGAGCAAAACAATCATCACTAAGTGTTTCAAAATATGTAATGCTTAAAGTGTTCGGTATAAACTAA
- a CDS encoding AAA family ATPase, translating to MIISVCNEKGGSGKTTIALNIAVKLGLLKEDTLLIDADPQRSIEVFTNIRANENIDLIFNTVSKFGSSLGKEVKSLQNKYSSIVIDTGGRDSEEMRQALAISDLIIIPTLPSDLDIAVLNKMINLFNQAKVFNPNAKALITISKASPNPFLTKKIEDLKQYIKDKDLEDIKLCESVIFEREAYKNSFSNGLGILEFLDEKSKAYQDFNNFFDELVEYVNN from the coding sequence ATGATAATTTCAGTTTGTAATGAAAAAGGTGGTAGTGGTAAAACTACAATAGCCTTAAATATTGCAGTAAAACTCGGACTTTTAAAAGAAGATACTTTGCTAATTGATGCAGATCCTCAAAGAAGTATTGAAGTATTTACTAATATTAGAGCTAATGAAAATATTGATCTTATTTTTAATACTGTTTCTAAATTTGGAAGTAGTTTAGGAAAAGAAGTAAAAAGCTTGCAAAATAAATACTCTTCAATCGTAATTGATACAGGTGGAAGAGATAGTGAAGAGATGAGACAAGCATTAGCTATTAGTGATCTAATTATTATTCCTACATTACCTAGTGATTTAGATATTGCTGTTTTAAATAAAATGATAAACCTTTTTAATCAAGCTAAAGTATTTAACCCAAATGCTAAAGCACTTATAACTATTTCTAAAGCTAGCCCAAATCCTTTCTTAACTAAAAAAATAGAAGATTTAAAACAATATATTAAAGATAAAGACCTTGAAGATATAAAACTTTGTGAAAGTGTAATATTTGAAAGAGAAGCATATAAAAACTCTTTTTCAAATGGCTTAGGTATCTTAGAATTCCTTGATGAAAAGTCTAAAGCTTACCAAGACTTTAATAACTTCTTTGATGAATTAGTTGAGTATGTTAATAACTAA
- the aat gene encoding leucyl/phenylalanyl-tRNA--protein transferase has product MKLLDKKEKIWLLDEEDFSFPSLKQMNNDLVAIGGDFHPQRLINAYENGLFPWFIDDYGYINWYSPNKRMVLKPENMRVSKSLRKSITNKGFVVKSNTNFLEIIKNCSSIKRKHEDNTWISDEFIYAYTQLHDLEIANSIEVYLDNELVGGLYGLVIGNIFCGESMFAKVTDASKVAFYHLCQWAKENEIELIDCQVYNDHLASLGATEISRVEYFKILGIN; this is encoded by the coding sequence ATGAAATTATTAGATAAAAAAGAAAAAATTTGGCTTTTAGATGAGGAAGATTTTTCATTTCCTTCTTTAAAGCAAATGAATAACGATTTGGTTGCTATTGGCGGTGATTTTCATCCTCAAAGATTAATTAATGCTTATGAAAATGGACTTTTCCCTTGGTTTATAGATGATTATGGTTACATAAATTGGTATAGTCCAAATAAACGAATGGTTTTGAAGCCTGAAAATATGAGAGTATCAAAAAGTCTTAGAAAATCTATTACAAACAAAGGCTTTGTTGTAAAATCAAACACAAATTTTCTTGAAATTATAAAAAACTGTTCAAGTATAAAAAGAAAACATGAAGATAATACATGGATAAGTGATGAATTTATTTATGCATATACACAACTACATGATTTAGAAATTGCAAATAGTATAGAAGTTTATTTAGATAATGAGCTTGTTGGAGGACTTTATGGGCTTGTAATTGGCAATATATTTTGTGGGGAGAGTATGTTTGCAAAAGTAACAGATGCTTCAAAAGTTGCTTTTTATCATTTGTGTCAATGGGCAAAAGAAAATGAAATCGAGCTTATTGATTGTCAAGTATACAATGACCATTTAGCAAGTTTAGGAGCAACTGAAATAAGTAGAGTTGAGTATTTTAAGATATTGGGTATAAATTAA
- the rlmF gene encoding 23S rRNA (adenine(1618)-N(6))-methyltransferase RlmF translates to MSTTKTLHPRNFHNDRYDFSTLIKSQNDLKEFVKPNKYGDLSIDFANSNAVIALNKALLSHFYGIKNWEIPKGYLCPPIPGRADYIHHIADLLASCNDEKVPRGKTIKGLDVGIGANCIYPIIGVSVYGWKFLGSDIEKVSIQSVQNIINSNEILKENIIVKQQENSSNIFVNIINKDEKYDFTLCNPPFHKSLDEALAGNKRKVQNLTKQKNTKSALNFGGKNNELWCEGGEIAFIKNMIKESLKFPKNCLWFTTLVSKKENLPFIYKSLKDIKAVEVKTIEMAHGQKISRIVAWTFLSKDEQKTWAKNWVS, encoded by the coding sequence ATGTCAACTACAAAAACATTACATCCAAGAAATTTTCATAACGATAGGTATGATTTTTCTACTTTAATAAAATCTCAAAATGACCTGAAAGAGTTTGTGAAACCAAATAAATATGGTGATTTATCAATAGATTTTGCAAATTCTAATGCTGTTATTGCACTAAATAAAGCTTTGTTATCGCATTTTTATGGAATTAAAAATTGGGAAATTCCAAAGGGATATTTATGTCCTCCAATTCCTGGACGAGCTGATTATATTCATCATATTGCTGATTTATTAGCTTCTTGTAATGACGAAAAAGTTCCTAGAGGAAAAACTATTAAAGGTTTAGATGTTGGAATTGGAGCAAATTGTATTTATCCTATCATTGGAGTTAGTGTTTATGGTTGGAAGTTTTTAGGAAGTGATATAGAAAAAGTTTCTATTCAATCAGTTCAAAATATCATAAATTCAAATGAAATTTTAAAAGAAAATATTATAGTAAAACAGCAAGAAAATTCTTCAAATATTTTTGTAAATATTATAAATAAAGATGAAAAATATGATTTTACTTTATGTAATCCACCATTTCATAAATCATTAGACGAAGCATTAGCTGGAAATAAAAGAAAAGTTCAAAATCTTACAAAACAAAAAAATACAAAAAGTGCTTTAAATTTTGGTGGAAAAAATAATGAACTTTGGTGTGAAGGTGGAGAAATAGCATTTATTAAGAATATGATAAAAGAGAGTTTGAAGTTTCCAAAAAACTGTTTATGGTTTACAACTCTTGTATCAAAAAAAGAGAATCTACCTTTTATTTATAAATCATTAAAAGATATAAAAGCAGTTGAAGTTAAAACAATAGAAATGGCACATGGTCAAAAAATAAGTAGAATAGTAGCTTGGACCTTTTTATCAAAGGATGAGCAAAAAACTTGGGCTAAGAATTGGGTAAGTTAA
- a CDS encoding RraA family protein, with product MDYQKFSEISPCDYAGTLKRESFMDAGIKELWSNIPRISGPAFTVNMVAGENLALHRAIYEAPAGSIIVAQSNTMDYAVIGGNVATIAYNRGIVGFVIDGVVRDIAEIREKRIPMFGRGILAMPGTKKQAVPVNTPIIAGGINVNPGDIIVADEEGIAVIPKDRAEEIYQECKEKIKKESALSFEEWASRHKKNIDSFYE from the coding sequence GTGGATTATCAAAAATTTAGTGAAATCTCACCTTGTGATTATGCAGGAACTTTAAAAAGAGAAAGTTTTATGGATGCTGGAATAAAAGAGCTTTGGTCAAATATTCCTAGAATCTCAGGTCCTGCATTTACTGTAAACATGGTTGCAGGAGAAAATTTAGCACTTCATAGGGCTATTTATGAAGCACCTGCTGGTTCTATAATCGTAGCACAATCAAATACAATGGATTATGCAGTAATAGGTGGAAATGTAGCCACTATTGCATACAATAGAGGAATTGTAGGTTTTGTGATTGATGGTGTTGTTAGAGACATTGCAGAGATTAGAGAAAAAAGAATTCCCATGTTTGGACGAGGTATTTTAGCAATGCCAGGAACAAAAAAACAAGCTGTTCCTGTAAACACACCAATAATTGCAGGTGGAATAAACGTAAACCCAGGTGATATAATAGTTGCTGATGAAGAAGGAATAGCTGTTATTCCAAAAGATAGAGCTGAAGAGATATATCAAGAGTGTAAAGAAAAAATTAAAAAAGAGTCTGCTTTGAGTTTTGAAGAGTGGGCATCTAGACACAAAAAGAATATAGATTCTTTTTACGAATAA
- a CDS encoding DCC1-like thiol-disulfide oxidoreductase family protein, which produces MKTNQIIIFYDEECPFCKNYTNFLKLKKGFDLKLIDARKDKVELQNICKNLDINDGFIVIYENHCFQGAKALEFLNSAVDKTTVLGKLHFFFAYENIFSRFLYKILFILRKFILFVLRKDSKI; this is translated from the coding sequence ATGAAAACTAATCAAATAATCATATTTTATGATGAGGAGTGTCCTTTTTGTAAAAACTATACAAACTTTTTAAAGTTAAAAAAAGGTTTTGATTTAAAACTAATTGATGCTAGAAAAGATAAAGTAGAACTACAAAATATTTGTAAAAACTTGGATATAAATGACGGGTTTATAGTTATTTATGAAAATCACTGTTTTCAAGGAGCTAAGGCTTTAGAGTTTTTAAATAGTGCAGTTGATAAAACTACGGTTTTGGGAAAATTGCATTTTTTCTTTGCTTATGAAAATATTTTTTCAAGATTCTTATATAAAATTCTTTTTATTTTGAGAAAATTTATACTTTTCGTTTTAAGAAAAGATAGCAAAATCTAA